The region TGAATCACAAATCGGTAAAGAGAAAACAGTCTTATTCGAAAGTGAAAATAAAGAGGGATATATCCTCGGATTTACAGAGAACTATGTGAAGGTAAAAACACCTTGGGATCCAGCGTTAGTGAATACACTACATGCAGTGAAGTTAACGAAGATAGATGAGGATGGTATCGTAAGATTAGAATTTATCTAATAGCAATACTTCTTTATGTTAGAATACACTTCGCAAGACAATTAATCTTTACAAGTACAGCTCGCGCGGATTTGCAATCTGGGCGGTGCTTTAAAACAATATAAAAAAGCCTGCTTTGATACTCTCAAAGCAGGCTTTTATGTTATGTTCTATTTACTTAGCATAAGTGTTCTACTAAGTATACCTTGTTTTGTTGTTTGTCTTATGTTTATTTAGATTCGTATACCAGGAGGTAACATCTCTTTATAAACGGGGTTCTTTCTAAAGAAAGAAACAATCTTTGGGTGGGTAGGTACTACTCTCAATCTCCTCTCACGTACCATTTCTAAAATTCCCTTCAGAAAATCAGATGCTTGTGTTGGTAACACTTCTTCTAATCCAGTT is a window of Myroides oncorhynchi DNA encoding:
- a CDS encoding GNAT family N-acetyltransferase, which translates into the protein MEIKDNELLRQFEYETEKGLLSVEYSLQERKIFLTKLTGLEEVLPTQASDFLKGILEMVRERRLRVVPTHPKIVSFFRKNPVYKEMLPPGIRI